A stretch of DNA from Coccidioides posadasii str. Silveira chromosome 4, complete sequence:
TCCTGAAGGGATGCGACTGACAAGAACGGAATTGTAATAGCCAGCTTAGCACAAAGCCATAGTGACAGATACGTCAAACCAGCAAAGGACACTAAGAATGCAGTGGTTAGCCGTTCAAATCTTAGACGAAAAAATCAATTGATCGCTCACATACTCGAAGAATGGCCGCTTGGGAAGCTCACAAATCCATCTTTCAGGAGCCTTTTCGTGGTATTCCTGCAGATCGTCCAAGACACGAGCGAAGGGGCACCAGCAACCTGACCACCCAGGCCTCCGATGACGTGCGCCGCAATATTCGACAAGTCTGGATCGCATCTATCCAGTAGGTCGGGCCTGGGCTTGCCAAACATGACCTTCATCGCTTCCGTCGCTGCGTACACGCCAGCATACGCCACACCCAAGCCCATCCATCCTGCATTCCACTCCCAGAATTTCCGTCGCCATGCCTCCGCGCCGAAGGCGCGTTTGTCTGCCGGACCTGGGACAATAAGCATGCTGAAAACAGCGATCACGGCAGCCGGCACAAGAAGGCTGGCCATCATAAGAGTCGCTACAGGAACTCTTTCATGAACAGCGAATGGGTAAGATATATTCTGATCGGTGAGACTAAATGGTCTCCTGTTAGGCTCGGCAACCTTAACAATACGGCCCAAAGCTCCAGTGAACCTGTGAAATTGATATTAATCGAGACATTCAGTACAAAAAGAATAAGGTCTGCCGAATAGCGAAAAAAAGAACAGCACGGACAATATGAATATCCAGTCCACGACATATGAAATTATCAGCCGCTTTGAGAGCGGTCTCGCCCAGGGCGCTTGTAGGTCACGAGTAGAACTCATGGAGGAACGTACTCGATGGAAGACTTTTGGTCCCATTTGTTAACGGCAAAAAGGCATCGATGCTCGAGTAAACCGGAGTCAATATGTTGGCAGGAAAGGGAGTGGAATCCTAAAATACGGGGAAACCGGGGATATCTGTTCAAGGATGAAGAAAGTATTCCGTGCTTCTGTCAAATGAAGCACCAGCAAGAAGCAGTTAGACGGTGGTAGTCGAGTCAATACATGAGAAGTGAGTGAAGGACAAAGTTCGAGGATGTTCCAAGCCCTGGGCAAGGATACGAGTGGATGCCTCAAGCTTCTGGCGCCGTGTGGAAATCTTGTCGTCGAACTTTACATGCTGTCAAGGCGGCGCTTCCAATCTACCgccgtactccatactttAGTTATCTTTGCTTCCTTTCGGCATTCCCGCCCTGCGCTTAATAAAACACGGGAACCCGTTATAGTTTGCGCTCGCCGGCTCATGTCCCGTCAATATGAAGTCAAACCTGAAACTCTTTCCAGATTTGAGAGCATTTTCTACAaagtaactaactagttacttaTGCAGAGCTGATCTCGTCCTGATAGGAACGCAAGGGTGGAATTTGGATCTGCAACATACATAACTGACTAATACAGAGTGGCTCCTCCAGGCGGAGCATTTTCACGTCGACTCGAATTTGCATTCGTACCAGCTTCAAGAAGGTAGCTTCACACCGTTCAACTCAAATCTGCCACCCAACTAAGGTTCACATTGGTAAGTTTAACTTTGATTCCCTCAATATCCTGCCATTCAACTGAAATAAGTATTTAGATTGTCCGTCATCTATCTTTCGCAGCCAAATCAGCTCTTTTGGGTATCGGATTGAGGCGCAATAACGACAAGACAAGCAGCGCTCGGCTCCAGTGTTCGCTACTCAGGAATCAACGCGTTTCAGACGGTCAAATCGCTTATCACAAACAACGATACTCAGGATGCCATCATCAGCCGAGCCAGGTAGAACCCCGGAACCATGGTCTTCTCCCACCCTTCTGTTTGTTTACGGCTCCCTCATGGACACCGACGTTATCCAGGTGGTGCTCAGTCTCACAGCGCCTCCCCCACCGCTTCAGGCTGCTAAGCTGAGAGACTATAGAATGAAGATGTGGCATATCTATCCGACATTGATACCACATAAGGGCTCCGAGATCCAAGGAAGGGTCTACCCCGTTGAGAGTCTTGATCACTTTCAGCGGCTAGAGAGTTACGAAACGAGGGCATATACATGGACTGTTTGTGATGTTGAATTAGACGATGGCAGCGTCGCCCAAGGTTGTCGCGTGTTTATATGGGCTGGTGATCCGGAAAGCAGCGAGCTGTACGAAGGGTCCTTCGACTTGGAGCGTTATCAGACTCGTTATAAACCATCTATGATGGGAAGATCTTAAGTTGGGCAGAATAATCCCAATTTTCTGAATGAGCCGTTGCTCCACATTTCAGAAGCTGTCAGTTATACAGGTTTAAGCGTGTTATTTATGGCCCACGCCCTGTAACGAAATGGATGATGCAACCGACGACCGATACAAGTCATATAAGATCACGGACATATCCGGTGGTCATTGAGGTAAAACAAAATTGCCATTGCGTGCAATGCACTTGTGCTTTAGGAGAGTAGATTCTGTCAATTCAACACATTTCGGTCCTGGAACTTCACAGTTAGGACTCTCGATAATAGTTGCTGTAACAGTCAATATTATCAGGGCACCGAATGACGGAAAACTTGACGCGTCCTGAGAAGCCTAGCAGTCCATAAATAACACCCTTACTTGCTTGTGGCCCGGTGGATCGAATATCCGTTTGCATTTGCAAAGGAGTCATGGTTCCAATCTCGCTTCATTTATATCGTTGGTACACAAATTGGTGCCAAGGCTCGAAGAATTGTTGCTCTAGTCACGGCAACCGGATAACTGACATCTTGATACATAATAACTCGTTATTCCTGATATCTGCCATCCAGAGCTTATTTCTCCTTGCCCTCCAAACCCACGAAGAAGTTATAGCCAAAATCGGCGCTTGAGTCATTAAAGCGAAGCTTCTTGTCAATATTCTCAATGGCCTTCATGTCCTCTTGTTTCAGTTCAAAATCCGACTCGAAGTTTTGCTGAATGCGATGAGGTGTCTTCGACTTAACGAGAACAGAGTGGCCTTTGTTAATTCCCCATGCTACATCTCTGTCAGTAAGGGGTCCATATGGCTGATAAAAGGGTATGCTAAAACCACGTACCAAGTGCTACCTGAGCCTCTGTTTTGCCGTATTTCGTCCCAATCGCGGCAAGAGTTGGATCCTCAATCAGCCTTCCATACCTTTCGCGGCCTGAATATACCTCGTTTTGATTTCCAAGGGATGAATATTGCGTGACATGGATGCCTTTGCTTTTGAGCCATTCAACGAAATCGTTTTGTTGTAGCCATGGATGCAACTCCATCTGCATTACGGCCGGCACTATGGAGCAGCTCTCAAGCAGCCTTTCCATTTCCCCTTTTGAGAAATTTGAAATTCCGATAGCTTTAGTCTTTCCGGATTTAACGAGTTTCTCCATCGCTTTGTATGTCTAGTATGATATTTAGCGCAACTTGCCAATATCATACCTGGTGTAACACATACGTCGACATAATCAATATCAACTGTTTTAGAATTCCCTTGGCTATCTTTTGGAAACATATCATCCCCAGGTGCGAAGGCAGCTGGCCAATGCATGAGGTACAAGTCCAAGTAGTCAATTTCTAGGTTCTTGAGCGACTGGTCAATTGCCTGTTCCACGTCTTCCGGACGGTGTTTGTTATTCCACAGTTTGCTGGTAATAAAGAGTTCATCCCGAGATAGTCGGCTTCGTGCAAGAGCTCTCCCGATAGCTTTCTCTGTCCCATATCTGACCCATTGATTGTTAATATCTTGCCTCCGGCTATGTAGGTCTAGGGGCATTGTATGCACTTACACCGCAGCGGTGTCGATGTGCCGGTACCCAGCACTGAGAGCAGTGAGAACGGCATCCTCCTGTGCGTTTTCATCCTGCCACGTTCCGAAGCCAATGGCTGGAATATCTTCTCCTGTGTTAAGCCTGAAGGTTGTATGACGACTCGCCATGATGGTGTCAAGTAAAACAGCACTTGATCCTATTCGGTATAAGGTTCCAAGAAATAGCTCCTCAATTCATGCAACATATATAAGAAGGTATGTAGGTTCATTATGGAAGTATATACAACTCCCATATATAAAGCTACTTTCAGATAAGGATGGCTGATGAATAACGTCAGTGATCAGGAACCAAGTTGGGAAAACCTGGAACCTTGGAGTGATGGAGCCACAGGAAACAGGGAAATCCAATCGGAAAGGCATATGTTATCGCAAAAAGCTCATGGAGTAGTAAGCTCAAACTATGTCGTTTTGTGGCAGCCCTGTTTAGGCGTTGCGGATTATATGCGCAAGCATGGCCACCTCTCAGGAACGCCATCATTGATCGGGTAAGATTCGCCTCCGTGTCGGCCGTTGCTCTTTGCCCTTGGGAAGGCCAGACTCTAGATAAATATACCGATCAGGACTTTCTCTCGATGCCTCCCTGCGGTAATCAGAAGCCTGATAATCGAAATTGTGGCCAAGTGCCCCGTTGATGTGCCATGAAGCCGCTGTCTATTGCACCGAAGCCATAATACTCTCGTGAATAAATTGAGAAGATAATCATAGACTTGATGTCTTGGTTTCATATGGAGGCCTACGGGCATCCCGGAAGACAATAAATAATCCTCAAGATAAATTAAGCTGCAGAATCCGACGAGGAGTGTCCCTTATGGCAATGTTGAAGCTGCTGGTTCTGATTGGAAGGTGAACAATGTTAGAATAACATCCAGAATGAGGATCAAATCTTGACAACATTAGATTTATCCTTCTTTTCAGCTCTTCTAGATCCTTTGAACTCTCCTTCCAGCGTGGTTTCATCATTCCACCCCAACCATTGATATCAACTTTTTTGTACCACTCAGTTGCTCAACAGTCAGCCCCCGAGATGGCCAAAAATATTCGACTAAAGGGTTATCTTTCCTGGAAAAAGGCCCGAAAATGATTATATCCCCATACCCGTTTTTGCGATTGTCGGTTTATAACTCCAGTATCATTTTGCGGACACATGTCCAAAGGTGGCGTAGGCATCAAAATTATACTTGGCTAGATAAATACCTATCCAGCTGGTCACATATTTGCTAGATCGGCCGATTTAAATCCACGAGAGTCGAGACCAGACCCCAAGTTGGATACATTTAATCAGCCAGTTCACAATCACGAATCTCTTTTAAATAAAAGTCGCCTTGAGATCGCACGTGACAGTGAGAGCTGGAGCAAGTTTGCCCCTGTTTTCTATCAGCTAACGCTTAATGCTAATTGTTTGGCGGAAATGCGGGCATTCAACAAACAATTTGTGTCTTTTGAAGAGATCAGACCTCTGTTGTTGAATGAAGTGACAAATAAGCAAGACTTCGACGTGCACATTGGTCTGTCATTGCAATGATTTCATCTTTGCCAGAACTTGGCTGCCTGGGAGCTTGACATTTGATTGCCGTTATCTAGCGCCCGCAAGTACTATGCAGCGAGAAACTGGGTATTTATGCAGGTTGCCAACTTCACTGTTGGTGGAACCGTCCATAGGTAAATGTGGTTAGGGACCGGACCCACGAAATGCCGCTAGACCCAACCAAGCATTTTCAACTTCATTCTGCCGGGACCTTTTCTGTCATACATCCACCTAAGAATTGTTGTCGCAATTCTCACAGTTCTTCTACATTAAGAAGCCAATTCTATTGGATGGACAATGATGTCTTTTATCGCCTGCCAAATTGTTCGCCAAACCGGCTGGGGGCAGGGAACTTGGAACCtgttcttgaatatattgcACCTGGTATGCAGAGTGATCAACCATTATTGCTGTTGGGCGGCTTCGGATCACGAATTCTCCTGTGCCCACAGGGTCCCATTGGCACTTCATTGTGGAGGATCATCTGCAAACCTTTGTCTTTAGGCCGGAAGAACAGTTGCATACTTTTTTTCGATTCAGTGCTCCCTGCTTCCTGAGCGTTTTGGTCTGATTTATGGCTCAATGTGCTAGATCATAAGCATGGCAGAGTGATTCAAAAATACAAGCCCTATTGTAAGAATTGACACATGGAAGCGCAGCAATACACTACTTGCGGACATATTTGGAGATTTGCTGCGGATTGAACCCTTCTTTCTACCAGCTAGTTAACTTGCCACTAATTGTGATTACACCCGGCGGAATGCTATGGAATAGCTAAGCAAAATGGCTGCTCTATCAGCTGTTGAGTTTGCAGCTGCCAGTGAGCCTACAACATCAAGATGAGACTGACTTCATCAACTTTTACCcatttaccttttttttctttttttctttttttctttatttttttatttttttagcAATATAACTAGCACACATGCTACCCGTGATGGGGCAAAGTTTTCATACATGGCATGTGCAATACACTTCCCAAACTGCACGTGTGTTGACACATATGTTTCACTGATGTGATATTCAAGAGAGAAGGAAGGAAATAGCCAGAGATGCAGAGCAGATATCGGGTCAACCCATCATCATGGATCATTATGCTAGATGTGGCAGCGCAGATGCTATTGATGAACTCGAGCTAGCCAGTATCTCAAGTGAAGAACACAAATACTGATCACCGCCTAAGCACCATAACCGATCACCATTTTTATTTGTCCTGGATATGTGTATTGATACTGTATCTCTGATTTTCTCGCAAACAGAGCTGTCTTGGGGCCGGAGTGTTGAAGTAACCCCATTTTTTTAAGTATTGAGGTGTTGGCAACGGCCCGTATGTTTTCAGGAAATGCTGTTTGGGTTGTTGATGTGGTCAAGCTCATCCTAACATTCTTGAGATATACTCCTAACCCACTACTGTCTGTTGTTGTGGGCACATCCATATATTTCCTATGAGGGTCAGCCATATAATTCCTTTTACAGGCAGAACTCCCATTTCTCTCAATGCATACCGCCACTATGCTATATAATCCACCAGCTCTGTCCATGTGCTATCCCCCACACTATGTCATATAGATCACACTGTATTTTCTACCAGGATTTAAGGCCTCCAGTGCAACAATAAATATTACCAATCATGGCCAGTCTCATCAAACCTCTTATCATGCAGAGTCGGTGCAAACTCCTCCAAGGGCTCGACAATATCATACTATTTCATGTAACAGAGCTAGTATCCTGTCCGCAGATACTTCTTTGGAACTCACTGAGTAGTAGGTAATTAGATTATCTGTCCGGAGAGCTGAGTGAGAACCCAACTCTGAGTATTCCTTTCTTATAATGAGCGAATCAAGGGTGGTAAATCCAAAACCTTTCTATGCATTTGCTGCAATAACGACACAATGAATTCTCTGCTTTAAGTTGCCCAGAGAAAATGCATCTTAGCAAAGAGTGAGTTTAGTGGTAACTAATCCGGATTATAACACACTGTATGTCTCAGATCATCGATTTCATCAACCCCCTACCGGATAGCCAACGGCTGTTCCAGGCCCTTTGCCATGGGCTCTGGGATGGTTCGAACCAAAACCTTGTGGAAACATCAGCTGGATGGGATAAGACCGAACGAATGATGGAAACCACCGCCCGCACGGAGGATGAAGAACATTTTTGACCAAAATGAGGAAAACAGGGGGGGGGGTGTGTTATGTTGTCAGTGCTATGAGATCTATCTGTGAGAGATAGGACTGTACTGTTTTAAAAGACCTGAACTTCGCGGCCACTCCGTGGCCCATAAATTGGAATGCGCCGTTCTTGCTTGTTTGATCAGTGAGTAAGCAGCAGCCAGCTAGGTACCCGTGGCATGGTGTGGCTGAGGGGGCTTCTGGGGCAGAATTCCGCCGCAAGATTAGCGGAGGCCGTCCGAGCCCGAGAGTCAGCGTCGGGAGGTTTAATTGGGCGCATCGCATAAGATTCTGCGCCAGATGGATTCTCCGCATGACAAGAACATCCAGACGAAACGCTAGCTTTAAACTGGATCATTTTTCCCTCTTACAACCCAAATCGGGGCAAAGCGTC
This window harbors:
- a CDS encoding uncharacterized protein (EggNog:ENOG410PHHB~COG:I~TransMembrane:6 (o20-40i69-91o111-130i207-230o250-269i281-300o)~BUSCO:8929at33183), giving the protein MSSTRDLQAPWARPLSKRLIISYVVDWIFILFTGALGRIVKVAEPNRRPFSLTDQNISYPFAVHERVPVATLMMASLLVPAAVIAVFSMLIVPGPADKRAFGAEAWRRKFWEWNAGWMGLGVAYAGVYAATEAMKVMFGKPRPDLLDRCDPDLSNIAAHVIGGLGGQVAGAPSLVSWTICRNTTKRLLKDGFVSFPSGHSSMSFAGLTYLSLWLCAKLAITIPFLSVASLQEVEQPNLNKPPVSLRNRGAAPPTVLVLLVFVPIVAATYIASSRWADSRHFAFDILFGALLGIAFAWLGFRLYHLPLNSGQGWAWGVRDKNRAFFGDIDHTSYAADRALSTTRNAGSFSPNSAERNRDELLPTPDERPNGSSTNGY
- a CDS encoding uncharacterized protein (EggNog:ENOG410PTSP~COG:S) produces the protein MPSSAEPGRTPEPWSSPTLLFVYGSLMDTDVIQVVLSLTAPPPPLQAAKLRDYRMKMWHIYPTLIPHKGSEIQGRVYPVESLDHFQRLESYETRAYTWTVCDVELDDGSVAQGCRVFIWAGDPESSELYEGSFDLERYQTRYKPSMMGRS
- a CDS encoding uncharacterized protein (EggNog:ENOG410PFT7~COG:C), producing MASRHTTFRLNTGEDIPAIGFGTWQDENAQEDAVLTALSAGYRHIDTAAVYGTEKAIGRALARSRLSRDELFITSKLWNNKHRPEDVEQAIDQSLKNLEIDYLDLYLMHWPAAFAPGDDMFPKDSQGNSKTVDIDYVDTYKAMEKLVKSGKTKAIGISNFSKGEMERLLESCSIVPAVMQMELHPWLQQNDFVEWLKSKGIHVTQYSSLGNQNEVYSGRERYGRLIEDPTLAAIGTKYGKTEAQVALAWGINKGHSVLVKSKTPHRIQQNFESDFELKQEDMKAIENIDKKLRFNDSSADFGYNFFVGLEGKEK